The genomic stretch CTGGCTCCAACCCATTTTTCTTCTAGACAGTAAATCAGactgttttgactttttccctCACTATTCAAATACTTTATACTTATTTTCCTATGTGTTTCTCAGATAACATCATTAAAATCCTTCTTTGTTTACTCTTGCTACAGGCGGGAAGAAGTCCCACCACTTTGAGATAACCTCAACTCAGCAGGGGGCTAgctgtgtttctttgtttctgtttgatgggatttaaaaaaccgaaaaagcttaaatgaaacaaaaatttttAGCCTACATGTCAGAAACATTATTCTCTTGTAGTCTTTTGAGTTAGAAGTCTTTCTATTTAACCGTTTGGATACTGTGACCTTATAAACTGTCCAAAATCCGTATGTCCAGTGAAATTTGGGAGCCTGCAGGCCAGAACTTCCAActcagttttattgtttttcaacaatttaatcaataaaaaagcaaatataggTTGTTGAGGTTCTAGGTCATCTCATAAGATACTTTTTATGTGCATTATTACGCTTTTATGcatacattttacagaataaTCCACTTGAAGAAAACACACTCGCGTCAAAGAAGCACAGAAGAGGCGCGTCTTTCTGGCGGGGTGGCCTCTATACGGTTCTCATGGGGGTTTTAAAAAGCAGAGTCCCGTCAAGAGGTTAAGCAGAGATATCACTCTGACTCGTCTGTGACCTTGACTGACCTGACTCCGCCCTCAGAGACCATGTCTTCTGCAGCCATCGCTTTGCCGGCGGCACCTCCAGCCAAATCTCCAAAAAAGAAAGCGAAGAAGGCGTCGGGCCCTACACTGTCCAGCCTGATCTTGAAAGCTGTGTCTGGATCCTCAGCGCGCGGCGGCGTGTCCCTGGCGGCACTCAAAAAGGCCCTGAAAGCCGGCGGCTACGATGTGGTGAAGAACAAAGGCAGGATCGGGGTGGCCATCAAGCGGCtggtgaagaaaaaaactctggtTCGGGCCAAAGGCTCCTTCAAACTGAACAAGAAGCCCCCCACACCGCGCAAGAAGAAGGTGGTGAAAAAGAAGGCCAAGGCCAAGAAGGTGAAGAAGGCAAAGGCCAAGAAAGCAGTCGCCGGATCTGCCAAAAAATCACCTAAAAAGAAGAAGGCAAAGAGCCCCAAGAAAGCCAAGAAACCAGCTGCGGCCAAAAAGCCCAAGAAGCCGAAGAGCCCCAAGAAGGCCAAACGCAAGGTGGCCAAGAAGGCCAAGAAGGCTCCTGCCAAGAAATGAAGGCTGCTCCTCCAGGACCATCAGCAGACGTTTCTGTCAGCCCTCGACTCTGTGTGGACTAAAAACTTTCTTTGCTaaagctttttttggttttctgttgTAGAAAAACCTTAAACTGGATGCTGTTGcactttctcctcctctttctgtcAGTctttaaaagactaaaatacAGGCTGGAAATAAAGTCCTTTTGATGTATTCACTTGTTCTGgtttgttatttaaaatttaatttgagtGGCTAAAAcatatctttttaaatgtatttattgaaaaactttccaaatattcAACTAGTAGCATCTTTTCATTGATTGTTTTAGACAAGGTCACATTCTAACACGTTTTTGTTCACTAATACAGTTGTGAGTTCCAGTTGTCTCAATGTTTTGGCTTAAAGACTTTCAAATGGGTTTAGTGTCTGCTTTTCTAGggttttacacacacacacacaaaaaaaaacatacatctgACACACATCTCAACTCTAAAAAATTgctaatttaacttttttacaaatttatgtgctttaaataaattctataTCTGACAGAAATATCATCTCTTACATTAGCTTACAGACCTACAATTCCAAGCTAGGGATGGGCGTAACGCTTGTTTCTATTCTTATCTGCAACAGACGTTAGACTGAGGGTGgcgtcacaaaaacaaacaaacagaaaaataatgtaaagttAGACCATGTTAGTGATGAACTTTctaaggaaatgtttttgttgttacatTTACAAAGCATTCAGTAGGTTGGACTACTTAGGACTCAAGTTTCTCAGCTTACTTATTGTCGCCATCTGCTGGACAGATGAggaatgcatgttttttttttaatcgattttcAACCATGATTTATAACAAACCTATACTTATAattcataaaagacaaaaaaaaataaaaaagtaaaaaagaactGTGGCCCTCTAAGAGTCAGGCCCCAGTCATGAATTTTCCAGGTCAAAAAACATGTCGCCTCTGTGCTGCACTGCTCCTGCCATTTAGAGTGACTTCTTCTTTTTACGGGCAGAAATAAATTATTGGAATATCAATGAGCAATAGAAAAGTTTCTGGCAGAAGTTACATTTGATTTATGATACAAAACAGTGCAGGTTCCAAGACAGGAGAAGGACTTTTATGGGTGGAAACTGGGGAAtcaaaaacagagataaaataaaacaaaataaaaaaaacctcacaaaacaaaacaacatggaatagaatagaaaaacacacaacagaacagaattcaactttattgtcattgcacgCACAGAGCAATAAAAGTTTGTATTCTTGctttagcaataaaaatatatatcctaATGTAAAATGTAGAATATAACAATTTTAACAGGTATTAAGTttacttataccatggtctgggtgaatactcgattctgattggctgctgggtgtgcattaaaaagtgataatgcacagtaataacgcctacctaaaaaagaagttccggtcacacagaccaaacgttcgatatcactgcgcaggcttctttaaaacacgtttttccttcatcgtctggacaaaacaagcagtaatggatgaactttctctctgaactgatgctttattcaacttattgtagcgaccagcatttatattcctctccttttgtaaggtaaattaatattgacaaattggttgatctccttctaataaaacaccactcgacatgaaaggtgtagtcttctgcttcaccacaagagggagtttctcattttagagcagctcagaagaacgaacctccGCTtccgtcggacggtttaggcctccgcgtcgtgcgttaatttctcataacgcacacttcgtcgggtattatcccttacatagtGTGCTTAGATTAACGGTTCAAACTGAATGGAGTAAGAACAGGTAGAGACAGTCCATgtgatattttgtgtttaaaaggaTACAATCTATTCTTGATGTTTTTGACTATAGTGTGTCATGTTTCAGGTGTCAGAGTTGAGAAGTGTGACAGCTGTGGGGAAGGAAGTGTTTCTGAACCTTGCGGTCTCAGTTCTGAGGACTGGTGGTTCTTCCTCAGACTCCTCAGGAAGAAGAGGCGTTGGTGGGCCTTCTTGACCAGTTTGGAACAGTCCAGGTGAGATCCTCAGAGATGTGGACTCCCAGAAACTTAAAGCTCCTGGTCTTGATGTGAATGGGTGTATGCATCAGTATTCCTCCTGAAATGAGCTCCTGAATTCTCAA from Oryzias melastigma strain HK-1 linkage group LG9, ASM292280v2, whole genome shotgun sequence encodes the following:
- the LOC112147979 gene encoding protamine-like protein, which produces MSSAAIALPAAPPAKSPKKKAKKASGPTLSSLILKAVSGSSARGGVSLAALKKALKAGGYDVVKNKGRIGVAIKRLVKKKTLVRAKGSFKLNKKPPTPRKKKVVKKKAKAKKVKKAKAKKAVAGSAKKSPKKKKAKSPKKAKKPAAAKKPKKPKSPKKAKRKVAKKAKKAPAKK